The Flavobacterium commune genome contains a region encoding:
- a CDS encoding ABC-three component system middle component 1, translating into MELFKGIDSKEEIYNQIRKYFDIQNIIIGNLIFGDNIPVFFIQFKNLNDLEKFWREFNSFITAEYLIKLKNDFSKWNSYIFYITDSSVQRPLKYEIENNKFSTRKIVIESISQDIDEILLKSILSEHIINDNIDFNVKNQDIESFTKNVIINEALRATSFNKSNADKEENLLKVLNHLEKTLNDEN; encoded by the coding sequence ATGGAATTATTTAAAGGAATAGACAGTAAAGAGGAAATTTATAATCAAATTAGAAAGTACTTTGATATTCAAAATATTATTATTGGGAATTTAATTTTTGGGGACAATATTCCTGTCTTTTTTATCCAATTTAAGAATTTAAATGATTTGGAAAAATTCTGGAGAGAATTCAACAGCTTTATAACTGCTGAATATCTGATAAAGCTAAAGAATGATTTTTCTAAATGGAATTCATATATTTTTTATATCACTGATAGTTCCGTGCAAAGACCTTTAAAATATGAAATAGAAAATAATAAATTCAGTACAAGAAAAATTGTAATAGAATCAATAAGTCAGGATATTGATGAAATTTTATTAAAGAGTATATTGTCTGAACATATAATCAATGACAACATAGATTTTAATGTCAAAAATCAAGATATTGAATCATTCACTAAGAATGTAATTATCAACGAAGCTTTAAGGGCAACTTCCTTTAATAAATCAAATGCAGATAAGGAAGAAAATTTATTAAAAGTATTGAATCACCTTGAAAAAACACTAAACGATGAAAATTAA
- a CDS encoding DUF6943 family protein yields the protein MMIFIAKTHKKGIVYSKPHFFILNKGINSGKPQKEPFTNSFVVIFQNEEDCENIYFIAYSLWKTKFWHPFLVGSVIPFLRLQNFSEEFNLKASLMMQEHEEHLKQVAALKLLEQKEKQFHENINLINDMRRVILYGYCKKN from the coding sequence ATGATGATTTTTATCGCAAAAACCCACAAGAAAGGCATTGTTTACAGCAAACCACACTTTTTCATTCTAAACAAAGGAATAAACAGCGGAAAGCCCCAAAAAGAACCATTTACAAACAGTTTTGTTGTCATTTTTCAAAATGAGGAAGATTGTGAGAATATCTACTTTATTGCTTATAGCTTATGGAAAACCAAGTTTTGGCATCCCTTTTTAGTAGGTTCGGTTATTCCCTTTTTACGCCTTCAAAATTTTTCAGAAGAATTCAATCTAAAAGCCAGTTTGATGATGCAGGAACACGAAGAACATCTAAAACAAGTGGCAGCCTTAAAACTTCTGGAACAAAAAGAAAAGCAATTTCACGAGAATATCAATCTTATTAACGATATGCGTAGGGTTATTTTATACGGCTATTGCAAGAAAAACTGA
- a CDS encoding chromosome partition protein MukE — MADENSEKIEKYSFLYEKKSLAVFAKLDYMLRSGTHIQREYPNDANIFRFLNENENFESLKNYYKDFFNLILVKEGSEFNQYYYLNVNEDSKSKVSSDFKDYLKSEYIIIGMLFIKMYKLDGNIELDSVSEFINLLFEEYEEEKKALRKLINDNSSDKGSDFNDIKFEDVIKKSFSKFGELGWLKWEDENEKNKFKMMPSFERLRETYQPQIDTIDDLIKEMKDAE, encoded by the coding sequence ATGGCAGATGAAAATTCAGAAAAAATAGAAAAGTACAGTTTTCTCTATGAAAAGAAAAGTCTGGCTGTTTTTGCAAAACTTGATTATATGCTAAGAAGTGGCACACATATTCAAAGAGAATATCCTAACGATGCAAATATTTTTCGTTTTCTAAATGAGAATGAAAATTTTGAGTCATTAAAAAATTACTATAAAGATTTTTTCAATTTAATCTTAGTAAAAGAAGGAAGTGAATTTAATCAATACTACTATTTAAACGTTAATGAGGACAGCAAAAGCAAAGTTTCCTCAGATTTTAAAGATTATTTAAAAAGTGAATATATTATAATTGGAATGCTTTTCATAAAAATGTACAAACTTGACGGTAATATTGAATTAGATAGTGTTTCTGAGTTTATTAATCTTCTGTTCGAGGAATACGAAGAAGAAAAAAAAGCACTTAGAAAGTTAATTAATGATAACTCTTCGGATAAGGGGTCAGATTTTAATGATATAAAATTTGAAGATGTGATAAAAAAATCATTTTCGAAATTCGGTGAGTTGGGTTGGCTAAAATGGGAAGATGAAAATGAAAAGAACAAATTCAAGATGATGCCTTCTTTTGAGAGACTTAGAGAGACTTATCAACCACAAATTGACACAATAGATGATTTGATTAAAGAAATGAAAGATGCAGAATAA
- a CDS encoding ABC-three component system protein, whose protein sequence is MRDELQFFTVKVANGSGCLFQPLNSEYSYILTAKHVIEGVESIEIIRQWIQEDGTKVENQLEILDTPYIHSSPDKDAAIIKVNKIDGIESLLRSDLNSVEKENWYLCGHPDSRENNGFSYRKNKLKIENPVELYIEGEIERNVNHSEVVGQSGGGIIKPEGSCFLLAGIQKKMAVEDEEETLSRIHFAPLSFFDEIIEENKENLSPLFPPYIGTFSVLLQEIFPFPNLIIKQELIRNTLLAISQKICDGADMDKIFKENGLQFLVDGTPSHIRYHKSLWKSLLEFFTIIKLYEETVDVNDLASINKKRKILIVDTDMWTKKLEDIYKSDLSQIEKGGTIVICATNESETNKTEISSEELVILDISTPIDKMNISNTVEDPFNDLRLVNIFKFQHHIINSTLQLANINGTNSKTKIKELTDGII, encoded by the coding sequence ATGAGAGACGAATTACAATTTTTTACTGTAAAAGTAGCTAACGGAAGTGGTTGTTTGTTTCAACCGCTAAATAGTGAATACAGTTATATTTTGACAGCCAAACACGTAATTGAAGGTGTTGAGAGTATCGAAATAATTAGACAATGGATTCAAGAAGATGGAACGAAAGTAGAGAATCAGCTTGAAATACTAGATACTCCATATATACATTCTAGTCCGGACAAAGACGCTGCAATAATTAAAGTAAATAAAATAGATGGTATAGAATCTTTATTAAGATCTGACTTAAATTCTGTAGAAAAAGAAAACTGGTATTTGTGTGGTCATCCCGATTCAAGGGAAAACAATGGTTTTTCATATAGAAAGAATAAGCTCAAAATAGAAAATCCTGTAGAGCTTTATATCGAAGGAGAAATCGAAAGAAATGTAAATCATTCCGAGGTAGTTGGACAATCAGGAGGTGGAATAATCAAACCTGAAGGTTCTTGTTTTCTTTTAGCAGGTATTCAGAAAAAAATGGCTGTTGAAGATGAAGAGGAAACGCTTTCAAGAATTCATTTTGCTCCGTTGTCTTTTTTTGATGAGATAATTGAGGAAAATAAAGAGAATTTATCACCTCTATTTCCTCCCTACATTGGTACTTTTAGCGTTTTACTACAAGAGATTTTTCCATTTCCTAATCTAATCATTAAACAAGAACTGATTAGAAATACTCTATTAGCTATTTCACAAAAAATTTGTGATGGTGCTGATATGGATAAAATTTTCAAGGAAAATGGTCTACAATTTTTAGTAGATGGAACTCCAAGTCATATAAGATATCATAAATCTTTATGGAAATCTTTACTTGAATTTTTTACCATAATAAAACTTTATGAAGAAACAGTTGATGTCAATGATTTAGCTAGTATTAACAAGAAAAGAAAAATATTAATAGTTGATACAGATATGTGGACCAAAAAACTAGAAGATATTTATAAGTCGGATTTATCTCAAATAGAAAAAGGAGGAACCATAGTTATCTGTGCAACAAATGAATCAGAAACTAATAAAACTGAAATTTCATCAGAAGAACTTGTTATCCTTGACATTTCTACTCCTATAGATAAAATGAACATTAGCAACACTGTTGAAGATCCTTTTAATGACTTGAGACTGGTCAATATTTTTAAGTTTCAACACCATATCATAAATAGTACTCTTCAGTTAGCAAACATAAATGGAACAAATTCAAAAACTAAAATCAAAGAATTAACAGATGGAATTATTTAA
- a CDS encoding AAA family ATPase: MKIKKVEIQAFRAYDKVENGTFDFELNEKEYADFVSLYAPNGFGKTSFYDAIEYGYTNNIDRLLKNKNNKDIAKSEKNISNNEKQYILRNRYSNSDLDSFVKLLTNKAEITRSITIPRRGASDFKFDEKETENKYFREVILSQDWISGFLKEDKPEDRYKTFIEYFGDKELDKYYNTLISLISQNDKEIKKLNDQLKGIQLELKFDGDKDILSKVNEKIELLNEKIKLFNRIDSQTSETAILDLTNSITERLNEIEFEVTKHQNLISDLDTLIVGDETLVSFKKFKDNSDELKKLIDKQKELALILTRFESLKKEKAELASIQDHNAKLTNEKEQKEKILGLFGKYKETIKLTTDKDEEIKNLQSSQDTLDKEISNQKVQLSKVEVQISTTQNEINNINLTIGELPEIEKNILNSGDKIKQLNKDVELKKEELKKNSKNIVSLELFVNELNSALLNIENKIFPSEFDNNFVKYSIQLRKHDDLKKKIEDENKKLNSLQKEIIENDIFQAELDSFISKGLSIINDKKTDTCPLCTQEYNSYTDLADKVANNKLLSKTSNALLNRKNEIEKIISGISEDINETIIQLTGLIKKDISESELKIQELNTQVLNIKQAIIDSETKIDNESKRLSNLRSSISNKPIEEYSKWAKEELDKLSKEIQKHQLDLASLKDKIKNNEEQSQITIKKIDLFKEDRESLVNDNIVNEIKKFFLENYPNDAIESERINKDLVNLSNIQKGYLTKIEKLKIEIEAKENDLASTNEDAVKKELEELNDKIDRLAREVEIYKTNSKKYIDLDISTVEQEAFNTAINNIKKSNNIKISEYQNEVKELSLLSQLKENVLPFLKFEEKRKKQSDLKTSKSLKDKINKKLKEEIGKVSLLIEKQIKSFFYEDLINDLYKRIDPHPDYKKVKFIPDFKDNKPKLNVCVYKEVGDKNFIIPNLYFSQAQLNILSLCIFLAKALNAKDDKGNSIDCIFVDDPIQSMDSINILSTIDLLRSIVVNQQKQIILSTHDENFHNLLKKKIPSNLFKSKFMELETFGKVKANI; this comes from the coding sequence ATGAAAATTAAGAAAGTAGAAATTCAGGCTTTTAGAGCATACGATAAAGTTGAAAATGGAACATTTGACTTCGAGCTTAATGAAAAAGAATATGCAGATTTTGTCTCTCTATATGCTCCTAATGGATTTGGTAAAACTTCTTTTTACGATGCTATCGAGTATGGGTATACAAACAATATTGATAGACTTTTAAAAAATAAAAATAACAAGGATATCGCAAAGTCGGAAAAGAATATTAGTAATAATGAAAAACAGTATATTTTAAGAAATAGGTATTCTAATTCAGATTTGGATAGTTTTGTAAAATTGCTTACTAACAAGGCAGAGATAACAAGAAGTATTACTATTCCCAGAAGAGGAGCTTCCGATTTTAAATTTGATGAAAAAGAAACTGAGAACAAATATTTCAGAGAAGTTATTTTATCTCAAGATTGGATAAGTGGATTTCTTAAAGAGGATAAACCAGAAGATCGATATAAAACATTTATTGAGTATTTCGGCGACAAGGAGCTTGATAAATATTATAATACACTTATATCTCTTATATCTCAAAATGATAAAGAGATAAAAAAGTTAAATGATCAACTTAAAGGGATTCAATTGGAACTCAAATTTGACGGAGATAAAGATATTCTTTCTAAAGTCAACGAAAAGATAGAGCTTCTAAATGAAAAAATAAAATTATTTAATAGGATAGATTCTCAGACATCGGAAACCGCAATACTTGACCTTACTAATTCTATAACCGAACGTTTAAATGAGATTGAGTTTGAAGTTACTAAACATCAGAATCTTATTTCAGATTTGGATACGTTAATTGTTGGAGATGAAACATTAGTTAGTTTTAAAAAATTTAAAGATAACTCTGATGAACTGAAGAAGTTAATAGATAAACAAAAAGAGTTAGCTTTAATCTTGACTAGATTTGAAAGTTTAAAAAAAGAAAAAGCCGAGTTAGCCTCAATTCAAGATCATAATGCAAAGTTGACAAATGAGAAAGAACAAAAGGAAAAGATATTAGGACTGTTTGGTAAATATAAAGAGACTATTAAACTTACAACAGATAAAGATGAAGAAATTAAGAATTTGCAATCATCACAAGACACATTAGATAAAGAAATATCAAATCAAAAAGTACAACTATCAAAAGTAGAAGTTCAGATTTCAACGACACAAAATGAGATTAATAATATTAATCTAACTATTGGCGAATTGCCTGAAATAGAAAAAAACATACTGAATTCAGGAGATAAAATAAAACAATTAAACAAAGACGTAGAACTAAAGAAAGAGGAATTAAAGAAGAACTCTAAAAACATAGTTTCTCTTGAGTTATTTGTTAATGAGCTAAATAGTGCTTTACTAAATATTGAAAATAAAATCTTCCCTTCAGAGTTCGACAATAACTTTGTTAAGTATTCTATACAATTACGAAAACACGATGATTTAAAGAAAAAAATTGAAGATGAAAACAAAAAACTAAATTCCCTTCAGAAAGAAATTATTGAAAATGATATTTTCCAAGCTGAATTAGATAGTTTTATTTCAAAGGGTCTATCTATCATTAATGATAAAAAAACAGATACCTGTCCTCTATGTACCCAAGAATATAATTCTTATACTGATTTAGCTGATAAAGTAGCAAATAATAAATTGCTATCTAAAACATCGAATGCATTATTGAATAGAAAAAATGAGATAGAAAAAATTATTAGTGGTATTTCAGAAGATATAAATGAAACGATTATACAACTGACAGGACTTATTAAAAAGGATATCTCTGAAAGTGAGTTAAAAATCCAGGAATTAAATACCCAAGTTCTCAATATTAAACAGGCAATAATCGATTCTGAAACTAAAATAGATAATGAATCAAAGAGATTATCAAACCTAAGGAGTTCAATTTCAAATAAACCAATTGAAGAATATAGTAAATGGGCTAAAGAGGAATTAGACAAATTGAGCAAAGAAATACAAAAGCATCAATTGGATTTAGCTTCACTAAAAGATAAAATAAAAAATAACGAGGAACAATCTCAAATTACAATCAAAAAGATAGATTTATTTAAAGAAGATCGAGAGTCTCTTGTTAATGATAACATTGTTAATGAGATAAAAAAATTCTTTTTGGAGAATTACCCCAATGATGCTATTGAATCAGAGCGTATTAACAAAGACTTGGTAAACCTTAGTAATATTCAGAAAGGATATTTGACCAAGATTGAGAAGTTAAAGATAGAGATTGAAGCTAAGGAAAATGATTTAGCCAGTACCAATGAAGATGCTGTGAAAAAAGAATTAGAAGAACTAAATGATAAAATAGACAGATTAGCACGTGAAGTTGAAATATATAAAACAAATTCAAAAAAATACATTGATTTAGATATCTCCACAGTTGAACAAGAAGCCTTTAATACAGCCATTAACAATATAAAAAAATCTAATAACATTAAGATTTCAGAGTATCAAAATGAAGTAAAAGAATTAAGTTTATTATCCCAACTAAAAGAAAATGTATTACCCTTTCTGAAATTTGAAGAAAAAAGGAAAAAACAAAGTGATTTAAAAACTAGCAAATCATTAAAGGATAAGATCAATAAAAAGTTAAAAGAAGAAATAGGAAAAGTATCGTTACTTATAGAAAAGCAAATAAAATCCTTTTTTTACGAAGATTTAATTAATGATTTATATAAACGAATTGATCCTCACCCTGACTATAAGAAAGTGAAATTTATTCCTGACTTTAAGGACAACAAACCTAAACTAAATGTTTGCGTATATAAAGAGGTTGGGGATAAAAACTTTATTATACCTAATCTATACTTCAGTCAAGCTCAATTAAATATTTTAAGTTTATGTATTTTTTTAGCGAAAGCTCTAAATGCTAAAGACGATAAAGGGAATTCTATTGATTGTATTTTCGTCGATGATCCTATTCAGTCAATGGATAGTATAAACATTTTATCGACTATAGATTTATTAAGAAGTATTGTGGTGAATCAGCAAAAGCAAATAATTTTATCAACACACGATGAAAATTTCCATAATCTTTTAAAGAAAAAAATTCCTTCAAATTTATTCAAATCCAAGTTTATGGAGCTGGAAACTTTTGGAAAGGTGAAAGCGAATATTTAA
- a CDS encoding nucleotidyl transferase AbiEii/AbiGii toxin family protein, with protein sequence MNEWLKLSEKRRLEILNQVNNQTGLPTDAIEKDWWVTITLKAIFSSKFAQHLVFKGGTSLSKAYNLIERFSEDIDLSIDRTILGFEGELSKTQIKKLRKASGSFIVGEFKEELSNQLEKLGVNNENYNLIVDDEIDDTSDPYRIELEYNSIVESGEYIPQRVIIELGARALLEPNQPKIVQSIIGQIYPEQAFTIPPFEVIVVVPIKTFLEKIMLLHEEFLKPIENIRHYRMSRHLYDVEKLMDHDYGKEAIKNKELFETLVQHRNKYTPVRGISYDLHTPQTINFIPPAEVMELWKKDYQAMQEYMIYGETLEFEELIERLKELKIRFNKIS encoded by the coding sequence ATGAACGAGTGGCTTAAACTATCCGAAAAGAGACGTCTTGAAATACTAAACCAAGTCAATAATCAAACAGGACTTCCTACCGATGCAATTGAAAAAGATTGGTGGGTAACCATTACGTTAAAAGCAATATTTTCTTCAAAATTTGCTCAACATTTAGTTTTTAAAGGTGGCACATCACTAAGTAAAGCTTATAACTTAATAGAACGTTTCTCAGAAGATATAGACTTATCAATTGATAGAACAATCTTAGGTTTCGAAGGTGAATTATCAAAAACACAAATAAAAAAACTTCGCAAAGCTTCGGGGAGTTTTATAGTAGGTGAATTTAAAGAAGAGTTGAGTAATCAATTAGAAAAACTTGGTGTAAATAATGAAAATTACAATTTAATAGTTGACGATGAAATAGATGATACCAGTGATCCATATCGCATAGAATTAGAATACAACTCAATAGTTGAATCAGGAGAATACATTCCCCAAAGAGTTATCATTGAATTAGGAGCTAGAGCTTTGTTAGAACCAAATCAACCTAAAATAGTTCAATCCATCATTGGCCAAATATATCCGGAGCAAGCTTTTACTATTCCACCATTTGAAGTAATTGTAGTGGTGCCAATCAAAACCTTTTTAGAAAAAATAATGTTGCTGCATGAAGAATTTCTAAAGCCAATTGAAAACATAAGACATTACAGAATGTCAAGACATTTGTATGATGTAGAAAAACTAATGGATCACGATTATGGAAAAGAAGCAATAAAAAATAAAGAGCTATTCGAAACATTAGTCCAGCACCGAAATAAATATACACCAGTAAGAGGAATTTCTTATGACTTACACACACCACAAACAATAAATTTCATACCACCTGCAGAAGTAATGGAACTTTGGAAAAAAGACTATCAAGCAATGCAGGAATATATGATTTATGGGGAAACTTTGGAGTTTGAAGAATTGATTGAAAGATTAAAGGAACTTAAAATAAGATTTAATAAAATATCTTAA
- a CDS encoding DUF6088 family protein, translating into MKPQSIHNQIEEKIKSLKKGSILFIADFIEFGTAENVKKVLLRLEKKEVLIRLAHGIYLYPKKDKILGTLFPSTEEIAVAIAKRDKARIISTGVQALQQLGLSTQVPMNVVYLTDGAPRKIKVGKRTITFKKTTPKNLTIKDKKLNIIIQALKELGKENVDEIAKQKIKKVLQQMTIESLKEDSVTAPTWIRNTILELINND; encoded by the coding sequence ATGAAACCACAATCGATTCACAATCAAATAGAAGAAAAAATAAAATCCTTAAAAAAAGGGAGCATTCTATTTATAGCTGATTTTATTGAGTTCGGTACTGCCGAAAATGTAAAAAAGGTACTATTGCGATTAGAAAAAAAAGAAGTTTTAATTCGATTAGCACACGGTATTTATCTATATCCCAAAAAAGATAAAATTCTTGGAACCCTATTTCCTTCAACCGAAGAAATTGCAGTTGCTATAGCAAAAAGAGATAAAGCAAGAATAATTTCTACAGGTGTACAAGCATTGCAACAACTTGGTTTATCAACACAAGTACCTATGAATGTGGTTTATTTGACTGATGGAGCACCAAGAAAAATTAAAGTGGGCAAAAGAACTATCACATTCAAAAAAACTACTCCCAAAAACCTGACCATCAAAGATAAAAAGCTTAACATTATAATTCAGGCATTAAAAGAGCTAGGCAAAGAAAATGTAGATGAAATTGCTAAACAAAAAATTAAAAAAGTATTGCAACAAATGACGATTGAGAGTTTAAAAGAAGATAGTGTTACAGCACCAACTTGGATTAGAAATACAATCCTTGAATTAATAAACAACGACTAA
- a CDS encoding ComEC/Rec2 family competence protein: protein MKIKFLQAFNGDSIWISFTEGEEHVNILIDGGTSTTYSYKDKKDGKIKPGDLKVIIEELKTKNQKLDLVILTHIDDDHIDGFLKWFSNDELAVQSIKEVWFNSGRVIKTYLNDMESEIESLKFKEKTTLTSVKQGVDFENYIKDKNVWNEKIIKQGDVINWNNMVSFQILSPGKEKMEKLLKEWKNKAPESLDTSRKEDYKKTLKKLIEEDVFEEDNDPYNGSSIAFILTKDRTNYLFLGDSHPSEIITELNKLEYNHDDNKLVVELFKVSHHGSQKNTSTELLNLIDTSKYIISTNGDLHYHPDKSTIGRIVAANPKAKIYFNYPNLISKLILEEDRTEFPDVEFLETESL from the coding sequence ATGAAAATAAAATTTTTACAAGCATTTAATGGTGATTCAATATGGATTTCATTTACTGAGGGAGAAGAGCATGTAAATATTTTGATTGATGGGGGAACATCAACTACATATTCTTATAAAGACAAGAAGGATGGAAAAATAAAACCTGGAGACTTAAAAGTGATTATTGAAGAACTTAAAACTAAGAATCAAAAGTTGGATTTAGTAATTCTTACTCATATTGATGATGATCACATAGATGGATTTTTAAAATGGTTCAGCAATGATGAATTAGCTGTCCAGTCAATAAAAGAAGTATGGTTTAATTCTGGAAGGGTAATAAAAACTTATTTAAATGATATGGAGTCTGAGATTGAATCATTAAAATTCAAAGAAAAAACAACTTTGACAAGTGTAAAACAAGGTGTTGATTTTGAAAATTATATCAAAGATAAAAACGTTTGGAATGAAAAAATAATTAAACAAGGAGATGTTATCAATTGGAATAATATGGTTTCTTTTCAAATTCTGTCACCTGGTAAAGAAAAAATGGAAAAATTATTAAAAGAATGGAAAAATAAAGCTCCGGAATCTTTAGATACCTCACGAAAAGAGGATTATAAAAAGACTCTTAAAAAACTTATCGAAGAAGATGTTTTTGAGGAAGATAACGACCCATATAATGGAAGTTCAATTGCCTTCATTTTAACTAAAGATCGTACTAACTATTTATTTTTAGGAGATTCGCATCCCAGTGAAATAATTACGGAACTGAATAAATTGGAATACAATCATGATGATAATAAACTTGTTGTAGAATTATTTAAAGTATCCCACCATGGGAGTCAGAAAAACACCTCTACTGAATTGTTGAATTTGATAGATACGAGTAAGTATATCATTAGCACTAATGGTGATTTGCATTATCATCCAGATAAATCTACTATTGGAAGGATAGTTGCTGCTAATCCTAAGGCAAAAATATATTTTAATTATCCCAATTTGATTTCTAAATTGATTTTAGAAGAAGACAGAACAGAATTTCCAGATGTTGAGTTTTTGGAGACTGAATCATTATAA
- a CDS encoding IS256 family transposase gives MIDKDDLLNNKDFYKSFKNAEDLTSFFQTMHKRAVEHMLEAELDAHLDNEKHDKTTKGNYRNGHGTKKIKTSFGQQEIKVPRDRDSSFNPLLVPKRENIAQGIENVIISLYAKGMSVSDIEEQIKEVYDFEVSSSTISRITNTITNEVVTWQNRPLEELYLIVWMDGIVFKVREGSKVINKTIYLAVGLNRDGKKDVLGMWLGKNESSSFWMSVLTDLKARGVEDILITATDNLNGFTQTIRSVFPESQTQICVVHQIRNACKYVVWKDRKQFTADMKHIYNAPTKQAAELALNDFADKWESKYSYAIKSWRDNWDELTVFFDFPIEIRKIIYTTNLIENLNGKIRKYTKNKMSFPTDDAVLKSVFLALREATKKWSMPIQNWGIVLNQFTLIFEKRLRL, from the coding sequence ATGATTGACAAAGACGACTTATTAAACAACAAGGATTTCTATAAATCCTTCAAGAATGCAGAAGATTTAACCTCATTCTTTCAAACGATGCACAAACGAGCTGTTGAACATATGCTCGAAGCCGAACTTGATGCTCATTTAGACAATGAAAAACACGATAAAACCACTAAGGGTAATTATCGCAACGGACACGGAACTAAAAAAATAAAGACCTCTTTTGGTCAACAAGAAATCAAAGTTCCTCGTGACAGAGATTCTTCCTTTAATCCCCTGCTTGTTCCTAAAAGAGAAAATATAGCCCAAGGTATTGAAAATGTCATCATCTCACTTTATGCTAAAGGCATGAGTGTTAGTGATATTGAAGAACAGATCAAGGAGGTATATGATTTTGAAGTGTCTTCTTCGACTATATCACGTATTACCAACACAATTACAAATGAAGTAGTTACTTGGCAAAACAGGCCACTAGAAGAGCTTTATTTAATTGTTTGGATGGATGGTATTGTTTTTAAGGTTAGAGAAGGTTCGAAAGTTATCAATAAAACTATTTATTTAGCTGTAGGGCTTAACAGAGATGGTAAAAAAGATGTTTTAGGAATGTGGCTTGGTAAGAATGAAAGCAGTAGCTTTTGGATGAGTGTTTTGACTGATTTAAAAGCCCGTGGCGTTGAAGATATACTTATTACAGCTACCGATAATTTAAATGGATTTACTCAAACAATCCGAAGTGTTTTCCCTGAATCTCAAACACAAATCTGCGTGGTTCATCAAATTAGAAATGCTTGTAAATATGTCGTTTGGAAGGATCGAAAACAATTTACTGCCGATATGAAACATATTTATAACGCTCCAACAAAACAAGCAGCAGAGTTGGCTTTAAACGATTTTGCAGACAAATGGGAATCCAAATATTCTTATGCAATTAAATCCTGGCGAGATAACTGGGATGAATTGACCGTATTTTTTGATTTTCCAATTGAAATTAGAAAAATCATTTATACAACAAATTTAATCGAGAACTTAAACGGAAAAATTAGAAAATACACTAAAAATAAAATGTCGTTCCCAACAGATGATGCTGTATTAAAATCGGTATTTTTGGCTTTAAGAGAAGCGACCAAAAAATGGTCAATGCCTATTCAAAATTGGGGAATTGTTTTAAACCAATTTACCCTTATATTTGAAAAAAGGCTCCGATTATAA